GCGTGACGGGCCACTTTCCTTCTCGGCAATTGCGGCCTCCTTACCAATGAAGTCCACCGGCTTGTTATAGGCCATAAAACGGTCCATGCCGGTTTCCATCGGCATGTAGTCCGGTCGGAATTCCCGGTTCCAGGAACCAAAGCCTTTTTCCAGACGCAGGCTCATCATTGCACGCATGCCAAACGGACGCAGGCCCAGGTCCCTGCCGGCCTCTTCCAGGATGTAATAGAGCGCGATCTGCTCTTCCGTCGGAACGTAGATTTCATATCCAAGGTCTCCAGTGTAGGAAACCCGCTGTACCAGCGCATGGCAGGTGCCAATATCCATTTCCTTGATGTCCAGGAATTTGAAGACTTCCGCAGACACGTCCTCAAAGGCCACACGGGCAAGCAGGTCCCGCGCGCGGGGTCCGGCAATCTGGAAACCGATGCGCCGGGTGGAGATATTTTCCACCGTTACGCTGCCATCTTCCGGCAGGTGCCTTTCAAACCAGCGCATATGAATGGCCTGCATACCGAAGGATGCCGTTACCATAAACTCGGTTTCCGAAAGGCAGGACACGGTGAAATCACCCAATAGTTTGCCTTTCGGACTCAACATCGGATTCAGGGCCAGACGGCCGGGTTTCGGGATACGCCCCGCCATGATCCGGTCCAGCCAGGCCCGTGCGCCCTCGCCTTTCACCAGATATTTGCCAAAATTGTGGACTTCGTTGATCCCCACCGCCTCACGAACAGCGCGGCATTCCTGGCCTACGGCCTCAAAGGCATTGCTTCGGCGGAAGCTGGGGGTTTCCTCCAGCGGGTCGCCCTCCAGCGCAAAGTAATTAACTGCCTCCATACCAAAGGCCGCACCGAAGACCGCACGCTGCTCCTTCCAGATGCCATAGGCGGGCGTTGTCTGATGCGGGCGCGCCACTGGCAGTTCCTCGTTGGGATAGGAGACGGAGAAACGGCGCTGATAGTTTTCCTTCACCTTGGCGCGGGTGTAACCGGGCGTGATCCAGTCCCCGAAGCGGGAAACATCCATGGCAAAGACATCACGCGAGGGTTCCCCCTCGATCATCCATTCGGCCAAGGTCAGACCAACCCCACCGCCCTGGCTGAAGCCCGCCATAACAGCGCAGGCCGACCAGTAGTTCTTGAGGCCGGGCACAGGGCCGACCAGCGGGTTACCGTCGGGAGCGAAGGTGAACGGACCGTTGATAACCGTCTTGATCCCCGCACGCGCCAATACCGGGAAACGGTCAAAAGCAAAGGCCAGAGAATCCCCGATCCGGTCCAGATTGTTATTCAGCAGTTCATGACCGAAATCCATGGGCGTGCCGCGTTCGGCCCAGGGATCGCATTGCTGCTCATAAAAGCCGATACAGATGCCTTTGCCTTCCTGACGCAGATAACTTTCGCCCTCCGGGTCCATCACGTGAGGTAACTCCCGACCCAACTCATAAACCTCAGGCGTGGATTCTGTGATCAGATACTGGTGCTCCATGGGATGCAGCGGCAGATAGACACCGGCCATCGCCCCCAGTTCACGCGCCCAGAGACCGCCCGCATTGACCACATGTTCCGCAATCACCGTTCCCTGTTCGGTAACCACTTCCCAGGAACCGTCGGGCTGCTGGTTCGTCTCCAGGACCGGGTTACGGAGAATGATCTCGGCCCCGGCCATTTTGGCCGCCTTGGCATAGGCATGGGTTGTACCCGACGGATCAAGGTGACCGTCCAGCGGATCATAAAGCGCGCCCAAAATGCCGTCAGTATTGGTGATCGGGGAAAGTTTCTTAATCTCGTCCGGGCCGATAATTTCGGTATCGAGGCCCATATAACGATGTTTGGCCCGTTCCGCCTTCAGGAAATCCATGCGTTCCGGCGTGCCCGCCAGGGTGACACCGCCTACATGGTGCAGCCCGCAAGACAGCCCGGTTATCTCCTCCAACTCCTTATAAAGGCGGATGGTATAACCTTGGAGGGCGGCCATATTGGTGTCGGCGTTCAATGTGTGGAAGCCGCCCGCCGCATGCCAGGTCGACCCGGATGTCAGTTCCGACCTTTCGATCAGCATGACATCGGTCCATCCCAGCTTGGTGAGATGATACAAAACGCTGCATCCAACAACGCCACCGCCGATCACCGCAACCCGGACATGTGATTTCATTTTCAGTTAACTCCCAGACTTAAGCTCTTGATATTGTTAAAAATCGGTCGGCACGCCGCCTTCTGCCTTACGACGGGTGACAAAGTCATCCAGCTCTTCCCGGATTCCGGGGTCCAAGGGCGGCGCCTCATATTGGTCCAGCGCTTTCTTATAGAGTTCGTTGGCACGTTGGGTGGCGTCCCGGCCCCCGTCCAGTTCCCATGTTTCGAAATTGCGCCAATCGGAAATCAACGGTTCGTAGAAGGCATCCTTGTAGCGTTCCTGGGTATGGGCCGTGCCAAAGTAATGACCGCCCGGCCCGACATCACGCACCGCATCAAGTGCCAGCGTCGCGTCATTGACCTCGATCGGCTTCATGTATTCGGCCATCTGCTGCAGCAGATCAATATCGATCATGAATTTCTCAAAGCTGGCGGTCAGGCCCCCTTCCATCCATCCGGCACCATGTTTCAGGATATTGGCTCCGCCCATCAATGCGCCCCAAAGCGACATCACGCTTTCATAGGCCGCCTGCGCATCCACCGCATTGGAGGCGTTTGTGTTGGATGACCGGTAAGGCAAATTGTAACGTCGCGCCAACTGCCCGCCGATCTGTGCCGCACGGACATATTCCGGCGTACCGAAAGCAGGCGAACCCGTCTTCATATCCACATTGGAGGTAAATCCACCGTAAACCGCGGGCGATCCCGGCCGGACAATCTGTGTGAAGGCAATCCCGGCCAGCGCCTCGGCATTTTGCTGTGCCAGCGCACCGGCAATTGTCACCGGCGCCATTGCCCCGGAAAGCGTGAAGGGCGTCAGGATCACCACCTGATTTCGGCTGCTCATCTCAATAATGCCCTGCATCATCGGGTTATCGAGGCGCAACGGTGAACTGGAGTTGATCACCGTGATCAGGCTCGGCTCTTCGCTCAACTGCTCTTCGCTGATCCCGCGGGCGATCCGGACGATTTCCAACGCATCCAGGTTCCGCTCCTTACCCAGGGAATAGGCATGGAAAACCTTGTCCCCCATCGTCGCGAAATCATAGAGGCAATCCAGATGGCGGGTTGCGGGCGGCAGGTCTACCGGCTCCACCGAGTAACCGCCATGCAGATGAATGATGTTGAAGAACTGCGCCAGCTTGATGAATTTTCGGAAATCTTCCTGATTGCCGCGGCGGCGGCCCTTATCCAGATCCGAACAGTTCGGCGCACTGGCGACCGGGCAAAAGGCCATGATATTGCCGCCAATCTTCAGATTCCGTTCGGGATTACGCGAATGCAATGTGAATCCACTCGGGGCCTTGGCAACCAGCTCCTCAATCATCCCGCGGTCGAAACGGACACGTTCACTGCCCGGCTTCACATCGGCACCTGCCGCCCTGTAGCGTTCCACCGCTTCCGGCAGCAGGACTTCAATCCCGACCTCTTCCAGGATCGTCATGGAGGCATCGTGTATCTTTTCGATGGCCTCCTCGTCGACAATTTCAATCGGACGGTAGGGGTTCACCAGATTGTTGTTCCACGGAAGCTGGTGGATGCTGTGATCGACAGCCTTGGCGGCGTGACCACCCCCGCGCCTGCGACGCCCCCGGCGTTCTGCGTGTTCCGTCATATTCCACCTCCCGATAAGTCGACGGGCTCTCGCCCGCGTGGTTATTTCTCCCTTTCCCTCTGGCTTACGCCTGTTTCTTGGAGGCAGCCCTCCCCAATTTCGACTATGAATGTGTCGTTTTCGACATCACGGCGCAAAAACGCAGTCTATCACGTGACCAGCCAATCGGTCTCAAACGGATAGCTTGATAAAACACGGATACCGGTTTCGGTGATCAGAACCTGTTCTTCCAGTTTGACCCCCTCACCCCCATCGCGATGCCCGATATAGCTTTCCACGCAAAGGGTCATGCCCGGCAGGATCACGCCATCATAACCGCCCTTTTCATAGTCTTCCGGATAAGCGATTTTCGGATATTCGTCGCAAAGGCCGACACCATGGGCGACAACACTGTAGCGGTTACCGATAAAGGCGTCGGAGAGCTGAAAGCTCTTTTCCGCAAACTCCCGGAACCCCATGCCGGGTTTGAGGATTTCCATATTGTATTGGATCTGTTCGTAGGCCAGTTGGTATCGCGCCTTCTGTTCGGCACTCGGCTGCCCGTCGCCACATAGAAATGCCCGGGAGATATCCGCGCAATAACCGAACGGCCCGATCAGGTCGGTGTCATAACTGACCAGCTCCCCTGCCTGGATCGGCCGGTGGGAGGCCTCCTGGAACCAGGGGTTGGTGCGCGCACCGCTGCTCAGCAACCGTGTCTCGATCCACTCTCCGCCCCGGGCAATGTTCTCCTGATGCATCAGGGACCAAAGCTCGATCTCCGTCATGCCGGGGCGCACCGCCTTGTGCATGCGGTCCATGGCCGCCTCACAGGTATCAACCGCCGCCTGCATGCATTTCAGTTCTTCTTCGGATTTAATTGACCTGGCGATTTCCAAAGGTTCCTGGCCATCCAGAACCGTAAGCCCCTGGATTTGCAGTTCCGCAACAGCTTCGTGATGCAGGCGGTCGATGCCGATCCGGCGGCTTCCACCACCATGGGCATGTATCAGGTCCGCCGTTTCCCGGGCAAAGGCCTTGCATTGTTCCGATAACCGCTCCCCCGCCTCGAAATAGAATAAGGGCTTGCCGGGGCGCACCTCATCCACGGTACCGACGCCATTGGAAATATGCTCGCAGCTATGGAAATCAAATAGCACCACCGGGCCATCGGCAGGAACAAAGGCGTATCGTGCGGGGTTATGCAGCGTCCAGACCTGCATGTTGGACGTGTCGGTGGCATAACGGATATTCAGTGGGTCAAACAGCAAAACGGCGGCCATATCACGCCGCCGAAGTTCCTGTCGGACCCGTTCCAGCCGGTATTGCCGGACCGCGGTCATGTCGATACCGTGAGATGGAGGATAGCGGAAGTCTTCCGCAGAAACATAGCTGGTCATGACGCCTCCCTGATCCTGAAACGCCGTTGCAATCCGGGCCCCAGGTCTGCGCCTTTCTATGGCCCCTTATCCCTCGACCCTACGCCTCTATAATACCCTTCCTATGCTTGAAATCGACATGACTTATTCGCGGACCGACATTCGCGTCACTCAGGCGGCCCAGTCCAGGATGACCTTGCCGGACTGGCCGGAATTCATGGCAGCAAAGCCTTTTTCATAGTCATCAATCGGGAAGTGATGGGTCAGCACCGGCGAAAGGTCCAACCCGCTCTGCAGCATGGCGATCATCTTATACCAGGTCTCATACATTTCCCGGCCATAGATGCCTTTGATATGAAGCCCCTTGAAGATGACATCATCCCAGTTGATGGCACATTCCTTCGGCGGAATGCCCAACAGCGCCACGTTGCCACCGTTGTTCATCTGGTGCAGCAGGTCCCGCAGGGCCTGCGGGTTGCCGGACATTTCCATGCCCACGTCAAAGCCTTCCTCCATACCCAGTTCCTGCATGGCTTCCGGGGTGCTGCTTGTCGAGACATTCACCGCCTTGGTCGCCCCCATCCGGCGCGCCAGGTCCAGACGATATTCATTCACGTCCGTGATCACGATGTGCCGCGCACCGACAAATCGGGCAATGGCCACCGCCATCACACCAATCGGACCGGCCCCGGTAATCAGCACATCCTCGCCCACCAGATCAAAAGACAGCGCGGTATGGGCCGCATTGCCCAAGGGGTCCAGGATCGCCGCCTGATCATCGGTGATGTTATCGGGGATGTGATAGGCATTCGACGCCGGGATCACCAGATATTCCGCAAAGCTGCCGGGGCGGTTCACGCCGACACCCTTTGTATTGCGGCATAAATGCTGACGGCCCGCACGGCAATTGCGGCAATAGCCACAGGTGATGTGTCCTTCGCCGGAGACGCGCTCGCCGATCTTGAAGCCGGAAACAGCCTCGCCGACGGCTTCAATCGTGCCGACGAACTCATGGCCGACCACCATGGGCACGGGAATGGTACGCTGCGCCCAGTCATCCCAGTTATAAATATGGAGATCCGTGCCACAGATGGCTGATTTGCGGACCTTGACCAGAACATCATTGGGGCCGATTTCCGGTTTGGGAACATCCTGCTTCCAAAGGCCGACCGCGTCTTCCGCTTTCACCAAAGCTTTCATCGCCCGTCTCCTCAAATAACGTTCATTTCGCGCCCGACCTTTTCAAAGGCGGCCAGAGCGCGATTGACATGGTCTTCGGTCAGCGCCGCCGACATCTGGGTACGGATGCGCGCCTGCCCCATGGGCACGACCGGATAGGAGAAACCGATCACATAGACACCTTCCTGATAAAGGCGCGCCGCCATATCCTGCGCCAGTTTGGCATCGCCCAGCATCACCGGGATGATCGGGTGATCACCCGGAACAAGCGTAAAGCCGAGCTTCTCCATCCCGGCCCGGAAGGCCTTGCCATTGGCAGACAGCTGTTCGCGCCAGGCGGCCCCCTCGGCGGTATCCAGCATATCCAGCACCTTGATCGAGGTCGCCGCGATCACCGGAGCCAGCGTATTGGAGAAAAGATAGGGCCGTGAGCGTTGACGCAGCCAGGTCACGATTTCCTTCGATGCCGCAGTATAGCCGCCGCTCGCACCGCCCAGGGCCTTTCCGAGCGTACCGGTGATGATATGGACGCGGTCCTGCACACCCCAATATTCCGGCGTGCCGCGCCCGGTCGGACCGGTAAAGCCTACGGCGTGGCTGTCATCCACCATGACCAAGGCGTCATATTTCTCCGCCAGATCGCAGATCGCGGGCAAATTGGCGATAATGCCATCCATGGAAAAGACACCATCGGTCGCAATGATCCGGAAGCGTGCGTCCTGCGCCTGTTTCAGGCAATCCTCCAAGGCAGCCATATCGTTATTGGCATAGCGATAACGCTTGGCCTTACAAAGTCTCACACCGTCAATGATGCTGGCATGGTTGAGCGCATCGGAGATGATTGCATCTTCCTCGCCCAGCAGGGTTTCAAACAGTCCCGCATTGGCATCAAAGCAGGAGGAATAGAGGATCGTGTCTTCCGTGCCCAGAAACTTGCTGATCCGGGCCTCCAGGTCTTTATGAATATCCTGCGTACCACAGATGAAACGCACCGACGACAGACCAAACCCGTATTTCTCCAGCGCTTGCTTGCCCGCCTCGATCAGGGCCGGATGACCGGACAGCC
The Aestuariispira ectoiniformans genome window above contains:
- a CDS encoding M24 family metallopeptidase; protein product: MTSYVSAEDFRYPPSHGIDMTAVRQYRLERVRQELRRRDMAAVLLFDPLNIRYATDTSNMQVWTLHNPARYAFVPADGPVVLFDFHSCEHISNGVGTVDEVRPGKPLFYFEAGERLSEQCKAFARETADLIHAHGGGSRRIGIDRLHHEAVAELQIQGLTVLDGQEPLEIARSIKSEEELKCMQAAVDTCEAAMDRMHKAVRPGMTEIELWSLMHQENIARGGEWIETRLLSSGARTNPWFQEASHRPIQAGELVSYDTDLIGPFGYCADISRAFLCGDGQPSAEQKARYQLAYEQIQYNMEILKPGMGFREFAEKSFQLSDAFIGNRYSVVAHGVGLCDEYPKIAYPEDYEKGGYDGVILPGMTLCVESYIGHRDGGEGVKLEEQVLITETGIRVLSSYPFETDWLVT
- the tdh gene encoding L-threonine 3-dehydrogenase, whose amino-acid sequence is MKALVKAEDAVGLWKQDVPKPEIGPNDVLVKVRKSAICGTDLHIYNWDDWAQRTIPVPMVVGHEFVGTIEAVGEAVSGFKIGERVSGEGHITCGYCRNCRAGRQHLCRNTKGVGVNRPGSFAEYLVIPASNAYHIPDNITDDQAAILDPLGNAAHTALSFDLVGEDVLITGAGPIGVMAVAIARFVGARHIVITDVNEYRLDLARRMGATKAVNVSTSSTPEAMQELGMEEGFDVGMEMSGNPQALRDLLHQMNNGGNVALLGIPPKECAINWDDVIFKGLHIKGIYGREMYETWYKMIAMLQSGLDLSPVLTHHFPIDDYEKGFAAMNSGQSGKVILDWAA
- a CDS encoding GcvT family protein, with product MKSHVRVAVIGGGVVGCSVLYHLTKLGWTDVMLIERSELTSGSTWHAAGGFHTLNADTNMAALQGYTIRLYKELEEITGLSCGLHHVGGVTLAGTPERMDFLKAERAKHRYMGLDTEIIGPDEIKKLSPITNTDGILGALYDPLDGHLDPSGTTHAYAKAAKMAGAEIILRNPVLETNQQPDGSWEVVTEQGTVIAEHVVNAGGLWARELGAMAGVYLPLHPMEHQYLITESTPEVYELGRELPHVMDPEGESYLRQEGKGICIGFYEQQCDPWAERGTPMDFGHELLNNNLDRIGDSLAFAFDRFPVLARAGIKTVINGPFTFAPDGNPLVGPVPGLKNYWSACAVMAGFSQGGGVGLTLAEWMIEGEPSRDVFAMDVSRFGDWITPGYTRAKVKENYQRRFSVSYPNEELPVARPHQTTPAYGIWKEQRAVFGAAFGMEAVNYFALEGDPLEETPSFRRSNAFEAVGQECRAVREAVGINEVHNFGKYLVKGEGARAWLDRIMAGRIPKPGRLALNPMLSPKGKLLGDFTVSCLSETEFMVTASFGMQAIHMRWFERHLPEDGSVTVENISTRRIGFQIAGPRARDLLARVAFEDVSAEVFKFLDIKEMDIGTCHALVQRVSYTGDLGYEIYVPTEEQIALYYILEEAGRDLGLRPFGMRAMMSLRLEKGFGSWNREFRPDYMPMETGMDRFMAYNKPVDFIGKEAAIAEKESGPSRRLCTFVVDDKGADVWGDEPIWHDGQVVGFVTSGGYAHFAQKSVALGFLPIELVEDGQAVQIEILGDMCDATLINEPLFDPQADRMRG
- a CDS encoding trimethylamine methyltransferase family protein is translated as MTEHAERRGRRRRGGGHAAKAVDHSIHQLPWNNNLVNPYRPIEIVDEEAIEKIHDASMTILEEVGIEVLLPEAVERYRAAGADVKPGSERVRFDRGMIEELVAKAPSGFTLHSRNPERNLKIGGNIMAFCPVASAPNCSDLDKGRRRGNQEDFRKFIKLAQFFNIIHLHGGYSVEPVDLPPATRHLDCLYDFATMGDKVFHAYSLGKERNLDALEIVRIARGISEEQLSEEPSLITVINSSSPLRLDNPMMQGIIEMSSRNQVVILTPFTLSGAMAPVTIAGALAQQNAEALAGIAFTQIVRPGSPAVYGGFTSNVDMKTGSPAFGTPEYVRAAQIGGQLARRYNLPYRSSNTNASNAVDAQAAYESVMSLWGALMGGANILKHGAGWMEGGLTASFEKFMIDIDLLQQMAEYMKPIEVNDATLALDAVRDVGPGGHYFGTAHTQERYKDAFYEPLISDWRNFETWELDGGRDATQRANELYKKALDQYEAPPLDPGIREELDDFVTRRKAEGGVPTDF
- a CDS encoding glycine C-acetyltransferase produces the protein MSTGLLAHLHREAETLKEQGLFKDERVITSRQGAEIHVEAKEPGQPSDEINLCANNYLGLSGHPALIEAGKQALEKYGFGLSSVRFICGTQDIHKDLEARISKFLGTEDTILYSSCFDANAGLFETLLGEEDAIISDALNHASIIDGVRLCKAKRYRYANNDMAALEDCLKQAQDARFRIIATDGVFSMDGIIANLPAICDLAEKYDALVMVDDSHAVGFTGPTGRGTPEYWGVQDRVHIITGTLGKALGGASGGYTAASKEIVTWLRQRSRPYLFSNTLAPVIAATSIKVLDMLDTAEGAAWREQLSANGKAFRAGMEKLGFTLVPGDHPIIPVMLGDAKLAQDMAARLYQEGVYVIGFSYPVVPMGQARIRTQMSAALTEDHVNRALAAFEKVGREMNVI